The Eleutherodactylus coqui strain aEleCoq1 chromosome 6, aEleCoq1.hap1, whole genome shotgun sequence genome window below encodes:
- the LOC136632496 gene encoding nicotinamide N-methyltransferase-like, giving the protein MDAPKPKLCHEKHDTTKPKVYHKHGMNTRSLLQTYFSCNTDNEFGEETLNFLMKKIHDALAAGNFKGKTAYDFSFASLIHQLYTVCDCYPEITILKLNDTCIMELNKWLAMRTGAFDWSHAHNYVKGLHCTSDQEDLNKEENLKTCIKRILKFDLQKANITDPEVLEQTDCIITAWLLEAVSQDQNDYIKNFQTITDLLKPEGLLIVIGCLHASYYKVDEDTYHVFTYGECFFRQNLANEGFKIHSCEMLDRKIQSDLTDYKQFFVVTAIKECRVSKLP; this is encoded by the exons ATGGATGCGCCAAAGCCAAAGCTCTGCCATGAAAAACATGATACAACAAAGCCAAAAGTCTACCATAAGCATGGTATGAACACCAGGAGCTTACTGCAAACTTATTTTTCGTGTAACACAGACAATGAATTTGGAgaagagactttaaatttcctcaTGAAGAAGATACATGATGCATTGGCTGCAG GTAATTTCAAAGGAAAAACTGCTTATGATTTTAGCTTTGCCTCCCTTATTCATCAGCTGTATACAGTCTGTGATTGCTACCCAGAAATTACAATACTAAAACTGAATGACACTTGCATTATGGAGCTCAACAAGTGGCTTGCCATGCGTACTGGAGCTTTCGATTGGTCTCATGCACATAATTATGTGAAAGGACTTCACTGCACCAG TGATCAAGAAGATCTTAATAAGGAAGAAAATTTGAAAACATGCATTAAGCGCATTCTGAAATTTGACCTCCAGAAAGCGAACATTACAGACCCGGAGGTTCTGGAACAAACTGACTGCATAATCACAGCATGGTTACTGGAGGCGGTCAGTCAAGACCAAAATGACTACATTAAAAATTTCCAAACCATAACAGATCTCCTTAAACCCGAAGGGCTGCTAATTGTTATTGGGTGTTTACATGCTTCATACTATAAAGTTGATGAAGACACATATCATGTCTTTACCTATGGTGAATGTTTTTTCAGGCAAAACCTTGCCAATGAGGGATTTAAGATTCACTCCTGTGAAATGTTAGACAGAAAAATACAAAGTGATCTCACGGATTACAAACAGTTTTTTGTTGTCACTGCTATCAAGGAGTGTAGGGTATCTAAACTCCCCTAA